The Flavobacteriales bacterium genome includes a region encoding these proteins:
- the sppA gene encoding signal peptide peptidase SppA, with amino-acid sequence MKQFFKYVLATIVGSIILMIIFFMVFAGIVASSSKKSVVKVKDHTVVKLKLNYYINDQTDENPFAKFTAGLDGNKTSALGLYDLLETIEHAKNDKKVDGLFLDLSSVVAGYGKLGELREALNDFKTSGKFIYAYGEIFYNNSYYIASVADKVYLNPSGTMIFNGMAADVTFVKETLAKLGVEMQAVKKGKYKGYVEPFVLDEMSAENRKQITEYLNSTYNHFLSQISASRGVSVDELKNIADSIRVRTPEDAVHYKMIDATGYRDEVMTALKTQVGLKEEEKLEMLEVGKYHSTVSEKKSKTQDKIAIIYADGSIVSGKGSSDEIGSDKFAKVLKKAREDKNVKAVVLRVNSPGGSAMASDVIWRETKLLRDAKPLIVSMGDVAASGGYFISCNADSILAMPGTLTGSIGVFGMYPNAQKLWDKLGLKSEVVKTSDMADFGRIDRPLTNAERLILEQNVDKIYTDFLTRVSEGRKLERTHLDTIAEGRVWTGDMAKGIGLIDEFGGIEKAIAIAAYKAHLKEYKVTTYPKSDNPFGQFMEAFGAASVKENLVKEELGDYYGVYQQLKDLKSMNGIQAVMPYMLEIR; translated from the coding sequence ATGAAACAATTCTTTAAATACGTTTTAGCCACCATTGTTGGTTCTATTATTTTAATGATCATCTTCTTTATGGTTTTTGCCGGAATTGTGGCAAGTTCTAGCAAAAAGAGCGTTGTGAAAGTGAAAGACCATACAGTTGTTAAACTTAAACTGAACTACTATATCAACGACCAAACCGATGAAAATCCTTTTGCAAAATTTACAGCCGGATTGGATGGAAATAAAACTTCTGCCCTAGGCTTGTATGATTTGCTTGAAACCATAGAACATGCCAAAAATGACAAAAAGGTGGATGGTTTGTTTCTTGATTTATCATCGGTTGTGGCCGGATACGGCAAATTGGGTGAACTCCGTGAAGCTTTGAATGACTTTAAAACCTCCGGTAAATTTATATATGCCTACGGCGAAATATTTTATAATAATTCCTATTACATAGCCTCGGTGGCCGACAAGGTATATTTGAATCCATCCGGCACCATGATTTTTAATGGAATGGCAGCTGATGTAACTTTTGTGAAAGAAACATTGGCCAAATTGGGTGTTGAAATGCAGGCCGTTAAAAAAGGAAAATATAAGGGCTATGTCGAACCTTTTGTTTTGGACGAAATGAGTGCCGAAAACAGAAAACAAATAACCGAATATCTTAATTCTACCTACAACCACTTTTTAAGTCAAATATCTGCCTCAAGAGGTGTTTCGGTTGATGAGCTTAAAAACATTGCCGACTCCATAAGAGTAAGGACTCCTGAAGATGCCGTGCATTATAAAATGATTGATGCTACTGGATATAGAGACGAAGTGATGACTGCTCTTAAAACCCAAGTTGGTTTAAAAGAAGAGGAGAAACTCGAAATGTTGGAGGTGGGAAAATACCACTCAACCGTATCAGAAAAAAAATCAAAAACACAAGATAAAATAGCCATTATTTACGCAGATGGTAGCATCGTTTCCGGCAAAGGCTCGAGCGATGAAATAGGCAGCGACAAATTTGCCAAAGTTTTGAAAAAAGCCAGAGAAGATAAAAACGTTAAAGCCGTTGTTTTGCGGGTAAACAGCCCCGGCGGCAGTGCTATGGCCAGTGATGTTATTTGGCGTGAGACAAAATTGCTGCGAGATGCAAAGCCCCTTATTGTTTCTATGGGCGATGTGGCTGCCAGCGGCGGATATTTTATTAGCTGCAACGCCGACAGTATTTTGGCCATGCCCGGCACCCTTACAGGTTCTATTGGCGTATTTGGTATGTACCCCAATGCTCAAAAATTGTGGGATAAACTCGGTTTAAAATCAGAAGTGGTAAAAACATCTGACATGGCTGATTTTGGACGTATCGACCGACCTTTGACCAACGCCGAGAGACTTATTTTAGAACAAAACGTTGATAAAATTTATACTGATTTCTTAACCCGCGTTTCTGAAGGTAGAAAATTAGAAAGAACACATCTTGACACGATTGCTGAAGGCCGAGTTTGGACCGGAGATATGGCAAAAGGCATTGGCTTGATTGATGAATTTGGCGGAATTGAAAAAGCCATTGCCATTGCTGCCTACAAAGCTCATCTAAAAGAGTATAAGGTTACCACCTATCCAAAATCAGACAATCCTTTCGGGCAATTTATGGAAGCATTTGGAGCCGCATCTGTAAAGGAAAATCTGGTAAAAGAAGAGTTGGGCGATTATTACGGTGTTTATCAGCAACTTAAAGATTTAAAAAGCATGAACGGCATACAGGCTGTGATGCCTTACATGCTTGAGATAAGATAA
- a CDS encoding endonuclease, whose amino-acid sequence MKKYTLFLSLIGFYAFAFGQISVSTTSLVFDETFTKDSTEKTVLITNHFSVYVDLEVGIYQSDFSVNESTFSLAPNNSKTITVKFKPRHNINYNTELVIYETSKVQVFGGLAVDVRGTGKYADTYYSSTQNLFEEDLKQELKSILAKNYTNLGYNGARDVMYGNIDNHGGQVECIYTGRKATFNTRSGATSNNFNCEHTWPQSLFNQTEPERADIHHLFPTDETANGKRGNYPFAVVVNPSWTDGGSKQSGSIFEPRDAHKGDAARALFYFATRYQNYSGFLTDQETLLREWATRFPPAQNAIDRNNAVFGYQKNRNPYIDHPEFLERIHSISTTSVAPQITEMSISTNDEIIMENAKGKTLTYQFSITNLGNQNITFTAITPSNNQIAVDNGSFVITPGESKIVTLTFNLVSDFLAANLHLKNDALDLNIPVKLYGAANVSNLLESNMQLVQKTGSIMVKNAQKAQFNLYDLTGRELFFTEIQSDFAEIALSMLTKGFYFVQVVDLKGNSIVKKIYLE is encoded by the coding sequence ATGAAAAAATACACCTTATTTCTTTCGTTGATAGGGTTTTATGCCTTTGCTTTCGGGCAAATCTCAGTATCAACAACAAGTCTTGTGTTTGATGAAACCTTTACCAAAGATTCTACCGAAAAAACGGTATTAATAACTAATCATTTTAGCGTTTATGTTGATCTTGAGGTGGGCATTTATCAAAGTGATTTTTCTGTTAATGAAAGCACCTTTAGTCTTGCACCAAATAATTCTAAAACGATAACCGTAAAATTTAAACCCCGCCACAACATTAATTACAACACCGAATTGGTTATTTACGAAACTTCAAAAGTGCAGGTGTTTGGTGGCTTGGCGGTTGATGTTCGTGGCACCGGAAAATATGCCGACACCTATTATTCGTCCACGCAGAATTTGTTTGAAGAAGATTTGAAACAAGAGTTAAAATCCATTTTAGCAAAAAATTACACCAATCTGGGCTACAATGGTGCTCGAGATGTAATGTACGGAAACATCGACAATCATGGTGGCCAAGTAGAATGTATCTATACCGGAAGAAAAGCCACTTTTAATACAAGAAGCGGTGCCACTTCCAATAATTTCAACTGCGAACACACTTGGCCTCAAAGTTTGTTTAATCAAACTGAACCGGAACGTGCCGATATTCATCATCTATTTCCGACCGATGAAACTGCCAATGGAAAAAGAGGAAATTACCCTTTTGCCGTGGTGGTAAACCCAAGTTGGACAGACGGAGGCAGCAAACAATCGGGTAGCATTTTTGAACCCCGTGATGCTCATAAAGGCGATGCCGCACGTGCCTTGTTTTATTTTGCCACCCGATACCAAAACTATAGTGGCTTCTTGACCGACCAGGAAACCCTTTTGCGTGAATGGGCAACCCGTTTTCCTCCGGCTCAAAACGCCATAGACCGTAACAATGCCGTTTTCGGTTATCAAAAAAATAGAAATCCATACATCGACCATCCTGAGTTTTTAGAACGAATCCACAGCATAAGCACCACATCAGTTGCTCCACAAATAACAGAAATGTCGATTAGTACAAACGATGAAATTATCATGGAAAACGCTAAAGGTAAAACGCTTACATACCAATTTTCCATAACCAACCTCGGCAATCAGAACATTACTTTTACGGCCATTACGCCCAGCAACAATCAAATAGCCGTTGATAATGGAAGTTTTGTAATTACTCCCGGAGAATCAAAAATTGTAACACTAACGTTTAATTTGGTTTCCGATTTTTTGGCGGCCAACCTGCATCTCAAAAATGACGCTCTGGATTTAAACATTCCTGTTAAACTATACGGTGCCGCAAACGTCTCCAATCTTTTGGAGTCAAACATGCAACTGGTTCAAAAAACAGGTAGCATTATGGTTAAAAATGCTCAGAAAGCACAGTTTAACCTGTATGACTTAACTGGCAGGGAATTATTTTTCACCGAAATTCAATCTGATTTCGCCGAAATAGCTCTCTCCATGCTTACAAAGGGTTTTTACTTTGTGCAAGTTGTTGACCTAAAAGGTAATTCGATTGTCAAAAAAATCTATCTTGAATAG
- the purB gene encoding adenylosuccinate lyase — translation MQLNELNAISPIDGRYRSKTKALAEYMSEFGLIKYRVLVEVEYLIALSKGGIAKLSPLLNADVQVNLRKMVENFSEADALVIKETEKTTNHDVKAVEYFVKGKLAELNLTDLEEFVHFGLTSQDINNTAIPYSLNIACQQVVMKQLAEVVQTLTEKVNEYKEIPMLAKTHGQPASPTRLGKEFAVFVARLNEQIRQFNELKWPGKFGGATGNFNAHFVAYPELSWADFANDFVEKLGLQRSEPTTQIEHYDNLAAKFDCLRRINTILIDFCRDIWTYISMEYFKQRIVGNEVGSSAMPHKVNPIDFENAEGNLGMANAVLNHLSEKLPISRLQRDLTDSTVLRNVGVPLGHMVIAFQSIQKGMSKLLLNEAKIKQDLDENWAVVAEAIQTILRREGYPKPYETLKGLTRTNSKIDQKAIHQFIDTLEISNEIKEEMKRISPFNYTGM, via the coding sequence ATGCAATTAAACGAGTTGAATGCAATTAGTCCGATAGACGGACGCTATCGGTCGAAAACAAAGGCGTTGGCCGAGTACATGTCGGAGTTTGGATTGATAAAATACCGCGTGTTGGTGGAGGTGGAGTACCTCATCGCTCTTTCCAAAGGAGGCATTGCCAAACTTTCTCCGTTGTTGAATGCGGATGTGCAGGTTAATCTTAGAAAAATGGTTGAAAACTTTAGCGAGGCAGACGCTCTTGTTATTAAAGAAACGGAGAAAACCACCAACCACGACGTAAAGGCGGTTGAATACTTCGTGAAAGGTAAATTGGCTGAATTGAATTTGACCGATTTGGAAGAATTTGTCCATTTCGGACTTACCTCTCAGGATATAAACAACACAGCTATTCCATATTCACTCAACATTGCCTGTCAACAAGTGGTGATGAAACAATTGGCTGAAGTGGTGCAAACCTTAACTGAAAAGGTAAACGAATATAAAGAGATACCCATGTTGGCCAAAACCCACGGCCAGCCTGCATCTCCAACTCGTTTGGGGAAAGAATTTGCCGTATTCGTGGCTCGATTGAATGAGCAGATTAGGCAATTTAACGAGTTGAAATGGCCTGGCAAATTTGGGGGTGCCACCGGAAATTTCAATGCACACTTCGTGGCCTATCCGGAGCTTTCATGGGCTGATTTTGCAAACGATTTTGTTGAAAAACTGGGTTTGCAACGCAGTGAGCCTACCACCCAAATTGAGCATTACGACAATTTGGCGGCTAAGTTTGATTGTCTTCGTCGCATAAACACCATTCTGATTGACTTTTGTCGGGATATATGGACGTATATCAGCATGGAATATTTCAAACAACGCATTGTGGGCAACGAAGTTGGCTCATCGGCAATGCCACATAAAGTAAACCCGATTGATTTTGAAAATGCCGAAGGAAATTTGGGTATGGCCAATGCCGTTTTAAATCATTTGTCAGAGAAACTACCCATTAGCCGATTGCAACGCGACCTTACCGACAGCACTGTTTTGAGAAATGTTGGCGTGCCATTGGGGCACATGGTCATTGCATTTCAAAGCATCCAAAAAGGCATGAGTAAATTGCTGCTCAACGAAGCTAAAATAAAACAGGATTTGGACGAAAACTGGGCGGTGGTGGCAGAGGCCATACAAACCATTTTGCGAAGAGAAGGCTACCCAAAACCTTATGAAACCTTAAAAGGATTGACAAGAACCAACTCGAAAATTGATCAAAAGGCAATCCACCAATTTATTGATACTCTGGAAATTTCGAACGAAATAAAAGAGGAAATGAAACGGATAAGTCCGTTTAACTATACTGGAATGTGA
- a CDS encoding CoA-binding protein, whose translation MKSDKKTLVLGASPNPERYAFRAANLLKSKGYEIVQLGKRTGVVAGQNIETKAQFFDDIHTVTLYLGPQNQKEYYQYLIALQPKRVVFNPGTENDELIKLLQKNGIETLEACTLVMLNLGNY comes from the coding sequence ATGAAATCGGATAAAAAAACCTTGGTGTTAGGTGCAAGTCCAAACCCGGAACGATACGCTTTTCGGGCGGCAAATCTTTTAAAATCAAAAGGATACGAAATCGTTCAGTTGGGAAAACGCACAGGTGTTGTGGCCGGACAAAACATTGAAACAAAAGCTCAATTCTTTGACGATATTCACACCGTTACCCTCTATTTAGGGCCGCAAAACCAAAAGGAGTATTATCAGTATTTAATTGCTCTTCAACCCAAAAGAGTAGTTTTTAATCCAGGCACCGAAAACGATGAATTAATAAAGTTGCTTCAAAAAAATGGCATTGAAACATTGGAAGCATGTACGTTGGTTATGCTAAATTTGGGAAATTATTGA
- the fdhD gene encoding formate dehydrogenase accessory sulfurtransferase FdhD gives MKTSTHSAQKFTTQKREEVKDVLTYETPLQILVNDKPFSVTMQTPGNEADLVRGILHSENVFTQKNEILKTQTTGIDTVGNISAINAIIPENMLDFGYSSNRSLTSVSSCGICGKEDLSGIELCGNPITDQTTFTLKEINAMFDEMAAIQETFIASGGCHASAAFGADKKMLACMEDIGRHNAVDKVIGHLLNNKKMEQAKIILVSGRVSYEIVSKAYYAGIPMLAAISAPSGLAVEMAEKYGITLLGFCRTDKLTAYSWAERVRL, from the coding sequence ATGAAAACGTCGACACATAGTGCACAAAAATTCACCACCCAAAAAAGGGAGGAAGTAAAAGATGTGTTGACGTATGAAACTCCGTTGCAAATTTTAGTAAACGACAAACCTTTTTCCGTAACCATGCAAACTCCCGGAAATGAGGCAGATTTGGTGCGGGGTATTTTGCATAGCGAAAATGTTTTTACCCAAAAAAATGAAATCCTCAAAACCCAAACTACGGGTATTGATACGGTTGGAAATATATCGGCTATAAACGCTATTATTCCAGAAAATATGCTCGACTTTGGCTATTCCAGCAATCGGTCGTTAACCTCGGTATCGAGTTGTGGCATTTGCGGAAAAGAAGATTTGTCGGGTATTGAGCTTTGTGGAAACCCCATAACCGACCAAACCACATTTACACTGAAAGAAATAAATGCCATGTTTGATGAAATGGCCGCTATTCAGGAAACTTTTATAGCCAGTGGCGGTTGCCATGCCTCAGCGGCTTTTGGAGCCGACAAAAAAATGCTGGCTTGCATGGAAGATATAGGCCGCCACAATGCGGTGGACAAGGTTATTGGGCATTTACTCAACAATAAAAAAATGGAGCAGGCCAAAATCATTTTGGTCAGCGGCCGGGTGAGTTATGAAATTGTTTCAAAGGCCTATTATGCCGGCATACCGATGCTGGCTGCCATTTCCGCCCCATCTGGTTTAGCCGTAGAAATGGCCGAAAAATACGGCATCACCTTATTAGGTTTTTGCCGAACGGATAAGCTGACGGCGTATAGCTGGGCTGAGCGAGTGAGGTTGTGA
- a CDS encoding type II toxin-antitoxin system RelE/ParE family toxin, whose translation MIFLGSTIPSTNSTKSKAFNIIISPRAQKEIENAIDYYCLYSGNAPEKFVVALKEAYQTLQEIPY comes from the coding sequence ATGATATTTTTGGGGAGTACTATACCATCAACCAACTCAACAAAAAGTAAGGCGTTTAACATTATCATTTCGCCAAGAGCCCAAAAAGAAATTGAAAATGCAATAGATTATTACTGTTTGTACAGCGGCAATGCTCCCGAAAAGTTTGTTGTAGCACTTAAAGAAGCATACCAAACCTTGCAGGAAATCCCGTATTAG
- a CDS encoding formate dehydrogenase: MSKNLSELSGRKGIVDNLFDKMGKAAESSGTVGANDLDKLAKEFLIGKANTYGTITAYDFLKPENQGKKAYVCNGSACLCAGTQGKVSDELKKHFKEEEIGHMTCLGRCHENAAFHVGGLNYSGNAVNNLTEILTTQGALQPVDTYNVQATKEVLTKSFSSFDNHYGLLKNVFAKTPEQVLDEIKKSNIRGRGGAGFPMGVKWDFCRKSESDTKFIICNADEGDPGAYSDRYLLEERPHSVLFGMIVGGYCMGANWGILYIRAEYPEAVETAQKAIDELRAANLLGENILGSGFNFDFKIIKAKGAYICGEETALINSIEGQRPEVRTRPPFPAVQGLFNKPTIVNNVETLAAVHWIIENGGEAYSTLGTEKSTGTKLVCLDSFFNKPGIYEVEMGTPLKTVFNELGGGFKEPVKAMHIGGPLGGIVPVSKINDLSIDFESFAQNGFLLGHASVVCIPEKMELIKYLEHLFEFAAYESCGKCFPCRLGTTRGHELFSKAIHEDYKIDRTLLNDLLDTLQAGSLCAHGGGIPLPVKNALQYFDGELGKYLG; this comes from the coding sequence ATGTCTAAAAATCTTAGTGAATTATCAGGCCGAAAAGGCATTGTTGACAATCTGTTTGACAAAATGGGAAAAGCTGCCGAAAGCAGCGGAACGGTTGGGGCAAACGATTTGGACAAACTGGCAAAAGAATTTTTGATTGGTAAGGCCAATACCTACGGCACCATCACGGCTTACGATTTTTTAAAACCGGAAAATCAGGGTAAAAAGGCGTATGTGTGCAATGGGTCGGCGTGTTTGTGTGCCGGAACACAGGGAAAGGTTTCTGACGAATTAAAAAAGCACTTTAAAGAAGAAGAAATTGGCCACATGACCTGTTTGGGAAGGTGTCATGAAAATGCAGCTTTTCATGTGGGAGGATTAAATTATTCGGGCAATGCCGTGAACAATTTGACCGAAATTTTGACCACGCAAGGTGCATTGCAACCAGTGGATACATACAACGTTCAAGCCACCAAAGAGGTGCTGACAAAATCCTTTTCAAGTTTTGATAATCATTATGGTTTGCTGAAAAACGTGTTTGCAAAAACACCTGAACAGGTGTTGGATGAAATAAAGAAATCAAACATCAGGGGCCGCGGTGGTGCTGGTTTTCCGATGGGTGTAAAATGGGATTTTTGCCGAAAGTCAGAATCGGATACTAAGTTTATTATCTGCAATGCCGACGAGGGCGACCCAGGTGCATACAGCGACAGATATTTGTTGGAGGAACGACCACATTCCGTATTGTTTGGTATGATAGTGGGCGGCTACTGCATGGGAGCCAATTGGGGTATTTTGTATATCCGAGCAGAATATCCGGAAGCGGTTGAAACCGCTCAAAAAGCCATTGATGAGCTTCGAGCGGCCAATTTGTTGGGAGAAAACATTTTAGGCAGTGGCTTTAATTTCGATTTTAAAATTATAAAAGCCAAAGGTGCCTATATCTGTGGCGAAGAAACTGCTCTGATAAACTCAATTGAAGGTCAGCGACCTGAGGTTCGAACACGTCCGCCGTTTCCCGCCGTTCAAGGATTGTTTAATAAACCAACCATTGTAAACAATGTGGAAACGTTGGCCGCAGTGCATTGGATTATAGAAAATGGGGGAGAGGCCTACTCAACATTAGGTACCGAAAAATCAACCGGAACCAAACTGGTTTGTTTGGATTCTTTTTTCAACAAACCGGGCATTTATGAGGTAGAAATGGGCACTCCACTTAAAACCGTTTTTAACGAACTGGGCGGTGGATTTAAAGAACCGGTAAAAGCAATGCATATTGGTGGCCCGTTGGGTGGCATTGTTCCAGTATCAAAAATCAACGATTTATCCATTGATTTTGAATCATTTGCTCAAAATGGATTTTTGTTGGGACACGCCTCAGTGGTATGTATTCCCGAAAAAATGGAGCTGATAAAATACCTCGAACATTTGTTTGAGTTTGCAGCCTACGAAAGCTGCGGGAAATGTTTCCCCTGCCGATTGGGAACTACACGAGGCCACGAATTATTTAGCAAAGCCATACACGAAGATTACAAAATAGATCGCACATTACTCAACGATTTGTTGGATACCTTGCAGGCTGGCTCGCTGTGTGCCCACGGTGGTGGAATTCCATTACCGGTAAAAAATGCGTTGCAGTATTTTGATGGGGAATTGGGAAAATATTTGGGTTAA
- a CDS encoding DUF1016 family protein, with amino-acid sequence MEFNNLVNSIQGINTSLREDAVRAVNMRLTVRNWLIGFYIFEFEQKGEERASYGENLIQNLANELDDSGLSARNLKLFRQFYLTYEYFGNFLVENTDYKMFIIGQTLSAQLQTVCMLLAADKNNTLVEYAIAGMDENIFVQKYLTQLPSKEEMENYLKRQLA; translated from the coding sequence ATGGAATTTAACAACCTTGTAAATAGCATTCAGGGCATAAATACTTCACTGCGAGAAGATGCAGTACGAGCTGTGAATATGCGTTTGACTGTTCGCAATTGGTTGATTGGATTTTATATTTTTGAATTTGAACAAAAGGGAGAAGAAAGAGCAAGTTACGGTGAAAATTTAATTCAAAATTTGGCTAATGAATTAGATGATTCTGGTTTGTCTGCTCGAAACTTAAAGCTGTTTCGACAGTTTTATTTAACCTATGAATATTTTGGCAATTTTTTAGTTGAAAATACTGATTATAAGATGTTTATAATTGGGCAGACACTGTCTGCCCAATTGCAGACTGTCTGTATGTTGTTGGCAGCCGATAAAAATAACACTTTAGTTGAATACGCAATTGCAGGAATGGACGAAAATATATTTGTCCAGAAATACCTAACCCAACTACCAAGCAAAGAAGAAATGGAAAATTATCTAAAAAGACAATTGGCATAA